In the genome of Cryptomeria japonica chromosome 8, Sugi_1.0, whole genome shotgun sequence, one region contains:
- the LOC131857901 gene encoding blue copper protein 1a-like produces the protein MATKSLVSLITLASLSLTIMVCDPVNAAKVFTVGDEKGWTLDFDYQAWVQDKQFHIGDRLVFNYPKGVHNVLVVNGSSFANCVKEPIFPRLESGQDVLEFIGTGNVWFICGVGKHCQNGLKLKITITDQSSPAPAPSSEKNWHTSSLSSVYHLKPW, from the exons ATGGCCACCAAGAGTCTGGTTTCTCTTATAACGTTGGCCTCACTATCATTAACAATTATGGTATGTGACCCCGTTAATGCTGCAAAAGTGTTTACAGTGGGCGACGAGAAAGGTTGGACACTTGACTTTGACTACCAGGCTTGGGTGCAAGACAAACAATTCCATATTGGAGACAGACTGG TGTTCAACTATCCGAAGGGTGTACACAACGTGCTAGTTGTAAATGGGTCATCATTTGCAAACTGTGTTAAAGAACCCATCTTTCCCAGGTTGGAGAGCGGACAGGACGTGCTGGAGTTTATTGGAACTGGGAATGTATGGTTCATCTGTGGAGTGGGGAAGCATTGCCAAAATGGTCTGAAGCTCAAAATAACAATTACTGATCAATCCTCACCTGCACCTGCACCATCTTCAGAAAAAAATTGGCATACTTCTTCTCTATCTTCCGTCTATCACTTAAAGCCTTGGTAA